In the Lepidochelys kempii isolate rLepKem1 chromosome 4, rLepKem1.hap2, whole genome shotgun sequence genome, CAGATATGTTGTGGTCAACTAGTCTAGAGTGTAGGAAGTGAAATTCTTATTAAAACTTAGAGTTTGGTGTCAGACCTGTCAGAATATACACAGTCACTGTTAAAACATCTTTCTATGAAGGGATCACAGGTGTAGAAGAGATTCATAATAAGGCTATACCATGTGATGTACATAAAACACAGAGCCGTAGCTCCTGAGTAACTTTGTTAATATTACAAGTAACCTGAAAGCCCTTCCAATGCATAGATGGGAGTGCTCTTTTTCTCACCCCTTTGCCTCCCCCCTCAATACTCCCCCCCAAATAACAGGAGAAATGAAGCACTAAAGGTGACAGCATAAATAACGCACATACTAAATCATCTGCCTCACCTGAACTTAAAGCCCGCTGGACCTCTTCCATGGTTACTCCTATGGAGAAAGTGGTGCTCTCAGGGGAGGTGGCCTCTGCGACAGACTTGGTTGCCAAAGTTACTTGAGATGTTTGTCTGATCGCTGGGCCTGATGAGAGGGACTCTGTGGGCGTCTTTTTAGTAGGGGCATCCTCTGTAGCAGGTGCTGCCGTGGATGCATTTGGCAGCTGGATTGTGTTTTGATTTGTAATGGTGGTCTGTGTGGAAGAACCTGCCGATGACGATGAAGACGAGGTATTAGTTAGGTGAGAGAAGGTCGTTGCTGGGGTGGCTGTATCTGGAGCTGTTGTGGAAGGGGTGGCTGTATCTGTTGTATTTGTCAGGATGGCAACTGAAGTCCTGGAGATGTGTTCTGTGGCTGTTGATTCTGACCCAGTGGTTGATGACCGTGATGGGCTGGTGGCTGAAACATCTGCTCTTTCTGTATATGAGGCAAGATGTTTCGTGGCAGCTGACAACTCTTTTGTGGTGCCTAAGGAGATTATGGTGTTGCCCTGTTCTGCTGGTCTTGAGGTGACTTTGTCTCTTGAAGTGGTCGCTGTTGCTGCTGATGCTGATTGTAGCTTGTCTGCTGTTGTGCTAGCAGCAGGGGCGACGGGGACAGTGGTTTGAGTTGATTCTGACGTAATGGTATTTCTCTCAGAAGGACTAAGAGAGGATGTAAA is a window encoding:
- the PARM1 gene encoding prostate androgen-regulated mucin-like protein 1, which translates into the protein MDCPARLARLLLLLAAGLSLHSAHSEFTSSLSPSERNTITSESTQTTVPVAPAASTTADKLQSASAATATTSRDKVTSRPAEQGNTIISLGTTKELSAATKHLASYTERADVSATSPSRSSTTGSESTATEHISRTSVAILTNTTDTATPSTTAPDTATPATTFSHLTNTSSSSSSAGSSTQTTITNQNTIQLPNASTAAPATEDAPTKKTPTESLSSGPAIRQTSQVTLATKSVAEATSPESTTFSIGVTMEEVQRALSSGSIAAITVTVILVVLLVFGVAAYLKIRHSSYGRLLDDHDYGSWGNYNNPLYDDS